A genomic stretch from Helianthus annuus cultivar XRQ/B chromosome 1, HanXRQr2.0-SUNRISE, whole genome shotgun sequence includes:
- the LOC110939993 gene encoding uncharacterized protein LOC110939993, with the protein MIIARVTLFTLALSMMFKFSTCHLLKSSVTCLDCPTGSDLAGIKILVKCNQVKNLALATTNGYGAFEAQLPSSNCEAKILGGPKQLYVSRKTMITSIMKVHETDSYTTSQPLSFYTTCPCSKNHDGKCGTENDAVGRNIGSSKTIDLPLPREWGLAPSSYYVPFIPIIGIP; encoded by the exons ATGATTATAGCTCGAGTCACTTTGTTCACTTTGGCTCTTTCGATGATGTTCAAGTTCTCGACGTGCCATCTCTTGAAAAGCTCAGTTACATGTCTCGACTGTCCTACCGGCTCTGACCTTGCAG GCATAAAGATACTAGTCAAGTGCAACCAAGTGAAAAACTTAGCATTGGCTACAACCAATGGGTATGGTGCCTTTGAGGCACAATTACCATCAAGCAATTGTGAAGCCAAGATCTTGGGGGGACCCAAACAACTCTATGTTTCAAGAAAGACCATGATCACTAGTATCATGAAGGTCCATGAGACTGACTCCTACACCACATCTCAACCATTGAGCTTCTATACAACTTGCCCTTGCTCAAAAAACCATGATGGGAAATGTGGGACTGAAAACGATGCTGTAGGAAGGAACATTGGGTCGTCGAAGACCATTGATCTGCCTTTGCCTAGAGAATGGGGATTGGCACCTTCTAGCTATTATGTTCCCTTCATCCCTATCATCGGCATCCCGTGA